A window of the Miscanthus floridulus cultivar M001 chromosome 14, ASM1932011v1, whole genome shotgun sequence genome harbors these coding sequences:
- the LOC136503812 gene encoding remorin 1.4-like — MNITSWASKKENLLTVASPEKGVGAIGEEIKRKAFEARATLWEESNKCKLASKRKEVKIQEWESLQKSKIEAKLRQAEAQAEQMKAQAKQDLAKRLSALSHKVEGKQARVEAHRSRQAGAAGGAHPQDRP, encoded by the exons ATGAACATCACGTCGTGGGCCAGCAAGAAGGAGAACCTCCTCACTGTTGCATCGCCGGAGAAGGGCGTCggagccatcggcgaggagatcaaGAGGAAGGCGTTTGAAGCTCGCGCCACCCTGTGGGAAGAGTCCAACAAGTGTAAACTTGCATCAAAG AGGAAGGAGGTGAAGATACAGGAATGGGAAAGCTTGCAGAAATCCAAAATCGAAGCCAAGCTGAGGCAGGCCGAG GCACAGGCAGAGCAGATGAAAGCCCAGGCGAAGCAGGACCTGGCCAAGAGGCTGTCGGCCCTGAGCCACAAGGTGGAGGGGAAGCAGGCGAGGGTGGAGGCGCACCGGAGTCGGCAGGCTGGCGCGGCAGGTGGAGCGCATCCGCAAGACCGGCCGTGA
- the LOC136504432 gene encoding universal stress protein PHOS34-like: MAEEAASAPAADAGTEAPPPGKMTMVAGVDDSDHSFYALQWALQHFFPPAPQPQQYRLVVVTAKPSAASAVGLAGPGAADVLPYVEADLKKTALRVIDKAKALCAQVSDAVFEAVEGDARNVLCEAVERHHAEMLVVGSHGYGAIKRAVLGSVSDYCAHHAHCTVMIVKKPKQHKH; this comes from the exons ATGGCGGAGGAAGCAGCGTCTGCGCCTGCAGCGGACGCGGGGACGGAAGCGCCGCCGCCGGGGAAGATGACGATGGTGGCCGGGGTCGACGACAGCGACCACAGCTTCTACGCGCTGCAGTGGGCGCTGCAGCACTTCTTCCCGCCGGCGCCCCAGCCGCAGCAGTACCGCCTCGTCGTCGTCACCGCCAAGCcatccgccgcctccgccgtcggcCTCGCCGGCCCAG GCGCCGCCGACGTGCTGCCGTACGTGGAGGCGGACCTCAAGAAAACCGCCCTGCGCGTCATCGACAAAGCCAAAGCCCTCTGCGCACAG GTCAGCGACGCTGTGTTTGAGGCGGTGGAGGGGGACGCTAGGAACGTCCTCTGCGAGGCCGTCGAGAGGCACCACGCCGAGATGCTCGTCGTCGGCAGCCATGGCTACGGAGCCATCAAAAG GGCTGTTCTTGGAAGTGTGAGCGACTACTGTGCTCATCACGCGCACTGCACCGTGATGATAGTAAAGAAGCC